The following proteins are co-located in the Longimicrobium sp. genome:
- a CDS encoding aminotransferase class V-fold PLP-dependent enzyme, with translation MNNAMVSRRDFLSTAARAAPAAWLAQGGPGQLREIGEELARFSGTPEEIARDERFWAPVQQAFTVNRAIINLNNAGVSPSPALVQDAMKRHLDFSNEAPVHTMWRVLEPLRETVRVGLARMFGCDAEEIAITRNATEGLQICQMGFDLRPGDEVVTSTHDYPHTISTWRQRERRDGIVLRRVELPAPAEDGDEVVRIFEREVTPRTRLMLVSHVTWVTGQVLPVRDVVRMARARGIPVIVDGAHGFAHFPFTQRDLECDYYAASLHKWLFAPHGTGMLYVRRDKVPELWPLQASDEARRADIRKFEDIGTHPAANALAIAEAMTFTNAIGIANKAARLVYLRDRWANALRRHPRVRLHTSLRPGHSYAVAMMQVEGIEAGKLYDELWTRHRIITSPTKWGGVEGIRVTPSVYTTLDEIDQFVEVMSAILRRPTSG, from the coding sequence TTGAACAACGCCATGGTCTCCCGCCGCGACTTCCTTTCCACCGCCGCACGCGCGGCGCCGGCTGCCTGGCTCGCGCAAGGCGGCCCGGGCCAGCTCCGCGAGATCGGCGAGGAGCTGGCCCGCTTTTCCGGCACGCCGGAGGAGATCGCCCGCGACGAGCGCTTCTGGGCGCCGGTGCAGCAGGCCTTTACGGTCAATCGCGCCATCATCAACCTGAACAACGCGGGCGTCAGCCCCTCGCCCGCGCTGGTGCAGGACGCAATGAAGCGGCACCTGGACTTCAGCAACGAGGCGCCGGTGCACACCATGTGGCGGGTGCTGGAGCCGCTGCGCGAAACCGTCCGGGTGGGCCTGGCGCGGATGTTCGGCTGCGACGCCGAGGAGATCGCCATTACCCGCAACGCCACCGAGGGGCTGCAGATCTGCCAGATGGGCTTCGACCTGCGGCCCGGCGACGAGGTGGTCACGTCCACGCACGACTACCCGCACACGATCTCCACCTGGCGCCAGCGCGAGCGCCGCGACGGAATCGTGCTCAGGCGGGTGGAGCTCCCCGCCCCCGCCGAGGACGGTGACGAGGTGGTGCGGATCTTCGAGCGCGAGGTGACGCCCCGGACACGGCTGATGCTGGTGAGCCACGTGACCTGGGTGACCGGCCAGGTGCTGCCGGTGCGCGACGTGGTGCGGATGGCGCGCGCCCGCGGCATTCCCGTGATCGTCGACGGGGCGCACGGCTTCGCGCACTTCCCGTTCACCCAGCGCGACCTGGAGTGCGACTACTACGCGGCCAGCCTTCACAAGTGGCTCTTCGCGCCGCACGGCACGGGAATGCTGTACGTGCGCCGCGACAAGGTCCCGGAGCTCTGGCCCCTGCAGGCGTCGGACGAGGCGCGCCGGGCCGACATCCGGAAGTTCGAGGACATCGGCACGCACCCGGCTGCCAACGCGCTCGCCATTGCCGAGGCAATGACGTTCACCAACGCCATCGGCATCGCCAACAAGGCGGCGCGCCTCGTGTACCTGCGCGACCGCTGGGCGAACGCGCTGCGTCGGCACCCGCGCGTGCGGCTGCACACCAGCCTGCGCCCGGGTCACTCGTACGCCGTCGCGATGATGCAGGTGGAGGGGATCGAGGCGGGAAAATTGTACGACGAGCTGTGGACCAGGCACCGCATCATCACCAGCCCGACGAAGTGGGGCGGCGTGGAGGGCATCCGCGTAACGCCCAGCGTCTACACCACCTTGGACGAGATCGACCAATTCGTCGAGGTGATGTCCGCGATCCT
- a CDS encoding GntR family transcriptional regulator, producing the protein MHHAIIERILRDELKASARISDTALARELDVSRTPIREALLRLEREGFLMADVGRGFFVKPLSQREVRDVYPVLWTLEVLALRTAAPLTDARRAALSEINAQLEGEDDPERRIDLDARWHRTLLETCGNEYLLGTIDAMKRVIRRYEYAYMLNAGFIPVSTRTHEQIVAHVVAGEIADAVPLLESNWRFSMESLLDWLPDGE; encoded by the coding sequence GTGCACCACGCGATTATCGAGCGCATTCTGCGCGACGAGCTGAAGGCATCGGCGCGGATCAGCGACACGGCGCTGGCCCGTGAGCTGGACGTGAGCCGCACGCCCATTCGCGAGGCGCTGCTTCGGCTGGAGCGTGAGGGGTTCCTGATGGCCGACGTGGGCCGCGGCTTCTTCGTGAAGCCGCTTTCGCAGCGCGAGGTGCGTGACGTATACCCCGTGCTGTGGACGCTGGAGGTGCTTGCCCTGCGCACCGCCGCGCCGCTGACGGACGCACGGCGCGCGGCGCTGTCCGAGATCAACGCCCAGCTGGAGGGCGAGGACGACCCGGAGCGCCGCATCGACCTGGACGCGCGTTGGCACCGCACGCTCCTGGAGACGTGCGGCAACGAGTACCTGCTGGGCACCATCGACGCCATGAAGCGGGTGATCCGCCGCTACGAGTACGCGTACATGCTGAACGCGGGGTTCATTCCCGTGTCCACCCGCACCCACGAGCAGATCGTCGCCCACGTCGTGGCCGGCGAGATCGCAGACGCGGTGCCGCTGCTGGAAAGCAACTGGCGGTTCTCGATGGAAAGCCTGCTCGACTGGCTCCCCGACGGCGAGTGA
- a CDS encoding DUF4344 domain-containing metallopeptidase codes for MMNRTSAPLLGAVLAALLASSPAGAQQAIRAGQTVNGSLAASDPKLDDDSHFDLYVYRGRAGERITISMNSTAFDAILAGGPTIQGGRVQTADMDDDGGGGTNARMEATVPASGVYYFHANSLSGGETGAYTLSVQAGGAPAPEPEPTPTPRRTGGQAQPGTIRSGQTVNGQLAASDPKLGDDSHYDLYTYQGTPGENIEITMTSAAFDAYLGGGPGANEAIQGTDTDDDGGGGTDARLRVEVPASGRYVIRANSLRGDVTGAYTLSVQPAGRVVRRRRRNEPQQAAGSYPAVRIGQTVSGRLEASDPKLDDGSHYDVFTYSGNPGDEIAITLTSTSFDPYLTLARMSGGDVERVAQDDDSGPGNNAQVRATLDQSGTYVIMANSFGADETGPYSLIVQRGDQVPTSQERGSASGMASLQAGQPVTGRLERSDPMLSDSSYADNFLYRGTPGEEVLVTMRSSDFDAFLTVASTDGEDVSDVRHDDDGGGGTNSQLRVRVNENGLYLVRANSVQPRITGSYTLTVERAPVEGNRGGNNVPQGSTRSQLTGKWVAGYPAVRNPQYNTMREQVQAEQRMEAFAQQLNANFPLPRNVPLLFSECGDPNAFYSPSEGRVTFCYEMIEYLNAIFSQATNNADELREKMDGAFAFIMMHEVGHALRHQLDLPVTGREEDAADQLAALVLLQDGDKGANAAVAGALALQTGNQFDDSDYADEHSLGPQRLYNIVCWIYGSDPQKYQHWVTNGLLPQSRAVRCPAEYEQMAKAWTRLLGMHYDN; via the coding sequence ATGATGAACCGCACATCCGCTCCGCTGCTGGGCGCCGTCCTGGCGGCCCTCTTGGCATCGTCGCCCGCCGGCGCGCAGCAGGCCATCCGCGCCGGCCAGACCGTCAACGGCTCGCTGGCGGCGTCGGACCCCAAGCTGGATGACGACTCGCACTTCGACCTGTACGTCTACCGCGGCAGGGCCGGCGAGCGCATCACCATCAGCATGAACTCCACCGCCTTCGACGCCATTCTGGCCGGCGGCCCCACGATCCAGGGCGGCCGGGTGCAGACGGCGGACATGGACGACGACGGCGGGGGTGGCACCAACGCCCGCATGGAGGCCACGGTGCCCGCGAGCGGCGTCTACTACTTCCACGCCAACTCGCTTTCCGGCGGGGAGACCGGCGCCTACACCCTCTCGGTGCAGGCCGGCGGCGCGCCCGCCCCCGAGCCCGAGCCCACGCCCACCCCGCGCCGCACCGGCGGGCAGGCGCAGCCGGGCACCATCCGCTCCGGCCAAACGGTCAACGGCCAGCTCGCCGCGTCGGACCCCAAGCTGGGCGACGACTCGCACTACGACCTGTACACGTACCAGGGAACGCCGGGCGAGAACATCGAGATCACCATGACGTCCGCGGCGTTCGACGCCTACCTGGGCGGCGGTCCCGGCGCGAACGAAGCCATCCAGGGCACGGACACGGACGATGACGGCGGCGGCGGAACCGACGCGCGGCTGCGGGTGGAGGTGCCCGCCAGCGGGCGCTACGTGATCCGCGCCAACTCGCTGCGCGGCGACGTGACCGGCGCGTACACGCTGTCGGTGCAGCCGGCCGGGCGCGTGGTGCGCCGCCGCCGCCGCAACGAGCCGCAGCAGGCCGCGGGGAGCTACCCGGCCGTGCGCATCGGCCAAACGGTCAGCGGGCGGCTGGAAGCGTCGGACCCCAAGCTGGACGACGGCTCGCACTACGACGTGTTCACCTACTCCGGCAACCCGGGCGACGAGATCGCCATCACCCTCACGTCCACCTCGTTCGACCCGTACCTGACCCTGGCCCGCATGTCCGGCGGCGACGTGGAGCGGGTGGCGCAGGACGACGACAGCGGGCCGGGAAACAACGCGCAGGTGCGGGCGACGCTCGACCAGAGCGGCACGTACGTGATCATGGCCAACTCGTTCGGTGCCGACGAGACGGGGCCGTACTCGCTGATCGTGCAGCGCGGCGACCAGGTGCCCACCAGCCAGGAGCGGGGCAGCGCGTCGGGAATGGCTTCGCTGCAGGCCGGGCAGCCGGTGACGGGGCGGCTGGAGCGCAGCGACCCCATGCTTTCCGACAGCTCGTACGCCGACAACTTCCTCTACCGCGGTACGCCCGGCGAAGAGGTGCTGGTGACCATGCGCTCGTCGGACTTCGACGCCTTCCTCACCGTGGCGTCGACAGATGGCGAGGACGTGAGCGACGTGCGCCACGACGACGACGGCGGGGGCGGCACCAACTCGCAGCTTCGCGTGCGGGTGAACGAGAACGGGCTGTACCTGGTGCGGGCCAACTCGGTGCAGCCGCGCATCACCGGCTCGTACACCCTGACGGTGGAGCGCGCGCCCGTCGAGGGCAACCGGGGCGGGAACAACGTGCCGCAGGGAAGCACCCGTTCCCAGCTGACGGGCAAGTGGGTGGCCGGCTACCCCGCCGTCCGCAACCCGCAGTACAACACCATGCGCGAGCAGGTGCAGGCCGAGCAGCGGATGGAAGCGTTCGCCCAGCAGCTGAACGCCAACTTCCCGCTGCCCCGCAACGTTCCGCTGCTGTTCAGCGAGTGCGGCGACCCCAACGCCTTCTACAGCCCCAGCGAAGGCCGGGTGACGTTCTGCTACGAGATGATCGAGTACCTGAACGCCATCTTCAGCCAGGCCACGAACAACGCGGACGAGCTGCGCGAGAAGATGGACGGGGCGTTCGCCTTCATCATGATGCACGAGGTGGGGCACGCCCTGCGGCACCAGCTGGACCTGCCGGTGACCGGGCGCGAAGAGGACGCCGCCGACCAGCTGGCCGCGCTGGTGCTGCTGCAGGACGGCGACAAGGGCGCCAACGCGGCCGTCGCCGGCGCGCTGGCCCTGCAGACGGGCAACCAGTTCGACGATTCCGACTACGCCGACGAGCACTCGCTGGGGCCGCAGCGCCTGTACAACATCGTGTGCTGGATCTACGGCTCCGATCCGCAGAAGTACCAGCACTGGGTGACGAACGGCCTGCTCCCCCAGTCGCGCGCGGTGCGCTGCCCGGCGGAGTACGAGCAGATGGCCAAGGCCTGGACGCGCCTGCTGGGAATGCACTACGACAACTGA